One region of Zingiber officinale cultivar Zhangliang chromosome 7B, Zo_v1.1, whole genome shotgun sequence genomic DNA includes:
- the LOC122003856 gene encoding uncharacterized protein LOC122003856 isoform X1, whose translation MSGGDDRGLFGYPLDRDLSLIFPASTGQNPVSDSLQDLIAFDDYYLADPFDESCWQPDVGFSGVKWGPIQAATTPPTGGSSSSSSPVSANCSAASSSTTEAAADGEMLNEGRQKERSEAATDADKSELKACEQGQEKGRKETQGTSLRLHDQERGGSSGRRLSMEKIRPKGSQKQPFPKKLLPLHDAQVSGEEESGEIVPRPVHRDHHIRREAHPPEPRRRAARALPTGGHGTSASASVLRRGSAAGPLHPPPPQPPPAANASAHRHGRRRRHAALAVESLAAAGSAAGLRPPAGRRSLLLPAKAAMT comes from the exons ATGTCCGGCGGCGATGATCGGGGGCTCTTCGGCTACCCTCTCGACAGAGATCTCTCGTTGATCTTCCCGGCCAGTACCGGGCAGAATCCGGTGTCGGATAGCCTGCAGGACCTCATCGCCTTCGACGACTACTACCTGGCCGACCCTTTCGACGAATCATGCTGGCAGCCAGACGTCGGGTTCAGCGGCGTCAAGTGGGGCCCCATCCAAGCGGCCACGACGCCGCCAACTGgaggctcgtcgtcgtcgtcgtccccGGTGTCGGCTAACTGCTCGGCGGCGTCGTCGTCGACGACGGAGGCGGCGGCGGACGGGGAGATGCTCAACGAGGGGAGGCAGAAAGAGCGATCAGAAGCGGCGACCGACGCCGACAAATCGGAGCTCAAAGCGTGC GAACAAggccaagaaaaagggagaaaagagacACAGGGAACCTCGCTTCGCCTTCATGACCAAGAGCGAGGTGGATCATCTGGAAGACGGCTATCGATGGAGAAAATACGGCCAAAAGGCAGTCAAAAACAGCCCTTTCCCAAG AAGTTACTACCGTTGCACGACGCACAAGTGTCCGGTGAAGAAGAGAGTGGAGAGATCGTACCAAGACCCGTCCACCGTGATCACCACATACGAAGGGAAGCACACCCACCCGAGCCCCGCCGCCGCGCAGCGAGGGCTCTACCTACCGGCGGCCACGGCACCTCCGCCTCAGCTTCCGTTCTCCGCCGCGGCAGCGCCGCCGGACCACTTCATCCACCACCACCGCAGCCGCCTCCTGCAGCAAATGCGAGCGCTCACCGGCATGGCAGACGGCGGCGGCATGCAGCTCTCGCAGTCGAATCCCTGGCGGCCGCCGGTTCAGCTGCCGGACTGCGGCCTCCTGCAGGACGTCGTTCCCTCCTTCTTCCAGCCAAAGCAGCCATGACTTAG
- the LOC122003856 gene encoding WRKY transcription factor 71-like isoform X2, whose amino-acid sequence MSGGDDRGLFGYPLDRDLSLIFPASTGQNPVSDSLQDLIAFDDYYLADPFDESCWQPDVGFSGVKWGPIQAATTPPTGGSSSSSSPVSANCSAASSSTTEAAADGEMLNEGRQKERSEAATDADKSELKANKAKKKGEKRHREPRFAFMTKSEVDHLEDGYRWRKYGQKAVKNSPFPRSYYRCTTHKCPVKKRVERSYQDPSTVITTYEGKHTHPSPAAAQRGLYLPAATAPPPQLPFSAAAAPPDHFIHHHRSRLLQQMRALTGMADGGGMQLSQSNPWRPPVQLPDCGLLQDVVPSFFQPKQP is encoded by the exons ATGTCCGGCGGCGATGATCGGGGGCTCTTCGGCTACCCTCTCGACAGAGATCTCTCGTTGATCTTCCCGGCCAGTACCGGGCAGAATCCGGTGTCGGATAGCCTGCAGGACCTCATCGCCTTCGACGACTACTACCTGGCCGACCCTTTCGACGAATCATGCTGGCAGCCAGACGTCGGGTTCAGCGGCGTCAAGTGGGGCCCCATCCAAGCGGCCACGACGCCGCCAACTGgaggctcgtcgtcgtcgtcgtccccGGTGTCGGCTAACTGCTCGGCGGCGTCGTCGTCGACGACGGAGGCGGCGGCGGACGGGGAGATGCTCAACGAGGGGAGGCAGAAAGAGCGATCAGAAGCGGCGACCGACGCCGACAAATCGGAGCTCAAAGC GAACAAggccaagaaaaagggagaaaagagacACAGGGAACCTCGCTTCGCCTTCATGACCAAGAGCGAGGTGGATCATCTGGAAGACGGCTATCGATGGAGAAAATACGGCCAAAAGGCAGTCAAAAACAGCCCTTTCCCAAG AAGTTACTACCGTTGCACGACGCACAAGTGTCCGGTGAAGAAGAGAGTGGAGAGATCGTACCAAGACCCGTCCACCGTGATCACCACATACGAAGGGAAGCACACCCACCCGAGCCCCGCCGCCGCGCAGCGAGGGCTCTACCTACCGGCGGCCACGGCACCTCCGCCTCAGCTTCCGTTCTCCGCCGCGGCAGCGCCGCCGGACCACTTCATCCACCACCACCGCAGCCGCCTCCTGCAGCAAATGCGAGCGCTCACCGGCATGGCAGACGGCGGCGGCATGCAGCTCTCGCAGTCGAATCCCTGGCGGCCGCCGGTTCAGCTGCCGGACTGCGGCCTCCTGCAGGACGTCGTTCCCTCCTTCTTCCAGCCAAAGCAGCCATGA